In a single window of the Elaeis guineensis isolate ETL-2024a chromosome 4, EG11, whole genome shotgun sequence genome:
- the LOC105043333 gene encoding probable protein S-acyltransferase 12, producing the protein MGMECCRGANPFRLCSGLKVIGYFMILLVVSIIAVSYCAVIVIAWGPRLFRGGLVSVLAFAIVLVFHLLLALLIWSYFMVVFVDPGSVPLNWRPTIEEENLEIGSSVTLSDYVAPETSASAWSSSEGLERRPTIGYCSRCHNSKPPRCHHCSVCQRCVLKMDHHCVWVVNCVGVRNYKCFLLFLLYTFLETVLDTLALLPRFIKFFGDARNHNSSPGKLAVTFLAFVLNLAFALSLLCFVVLHTSLVLSNTTTIEVHEKKKAAVWKYDLGKRRNFEQVFGTKKSLWFLPLYSQEDLEKMPALQGLDFPTRSDVET; encoded by the exons ATGGGCATGGAGTGCTGCCGTGGCGCCAACCCCTTCCGCCTCTGCTCTGGCCTAAAGGTCATCGGCTACTTCATGATCCTCCTCGTCGTCTCGATCATCGCCGTCTCCTACTGCGCCGTCATCGTCATCGCCTGGGGCCCGCGCCTCTTCCGTGGTGGCCTTGTCTCCGTCCTCGCCTTCGCCATCGTCCTCGTCTTCCATCTCCTG CTTGCTTTGTTAATATGGAGTTATTTTATGGTAGTTTTTGTTGATCCGGGTTCTGTTCCTCTTAATTGGAGGCCAACAATTGAAGAAGAGAACTTAGAAATTGGAAGTTCTGTGACATTATCTGATTATGTTGCTCCTGAGACCAGCGCTTCTGCATGGTCCAGTTCAGAGGGGTTGGAAAGAAGACCAACTATAGGCTACTGCAGTCGCTGTCACAATAGCAAACCTCCACGTTGCCATCACTGTTCTGTTT GTCAAAGATGCGTCCTGAAGATGGATCATCATTGTGTATGGGTTGTCAACTGTGTTGGAGTACGCAACTACAAGTGTTTTCTTCTTTTCCTG CTCTATACTTTCCTTGAGACGGTTTTAGATACTCTTGCATTACTTCCACGTTTTATCAAGTTCTTTGGTGATGCAAGGAATCATAATAGCTCACCCGGCAAGCTTGCTGTCACATTTCTTGCTTTTG TTCTTAATCTAGCTTTTGCACTGAGCCTCCTTTGTTTTGTGGTCTTGCACACATCTCTTGTTTTAAGCAATACGACTACAATAGAG GTTCACGAGAAGAAGAAAGCAGCTGTATGGAAGTATGACTTAGGAAAGAGGAGAAATTTTGAACAG GTTTTTGGCACTAAAAAGTCACTCTGGTTTCTTCCGTTGTACTCGCAAGAGGATTTAGAAAAGATGCCTGCGCTTCAAGGCCTAGATTTCCCAACCCGTTCAGATGTTGAAACGTAA